AAGCTCCGGTGTTCATTTGAGTGTTTGTGACAAGACCGCGAAGAGTTATTCATTAGCGGTGAACAACGAGAGTACGCAGCAGGAAATCGCCGCCTTACCACCCTGGAGCGGATTGCCGGTCGAAAATGGAGTTGAAGGCTATCGCATTGAATTTATAGGACCAAAAGGAGAGGTCCTTAAATCGGTCCACGGCAAGGAAGCAACTTTCGCGATTCCAAAATCTGTGGCCTACGTTCGCGCCCGGGTCACCTTTACACAAAAAGATGAACGACTCGGCTTCGAAGAATACTATGCTTGGGGACAACCGGTATTTGCAAGACAGGAAGGCGGAGGAGGAATTTGATTTGTATGTCATACGCTTGAAGGAGGATGTGAAAAGGGGGATTGAATATTTTCAAGGACTGGAGGAAATGAATAAAAGCTCAGGAATAAGAAAATACTCCGTGGTAGAATTTTTAGGATAATCAGAATTCACCAATGAGGAATTTGCTGCATTTGAATCAGCACTCAGTGGGTAGGCCAACTATTCAGAGCCAATGACAGAGATTGGATTGCTAGGAGAGTTGCTAGAAGGTCGCACAACCATTCTCAGGAGAGATGAAAGCCTGTACGAGGAAGTTCTAGAGAAAATTGCTCTGACAAAAAGACAGCTAAGGGCCCGTCACAAAATAACTTCACACCTTTAAAGGACGCAAGGCCCTAACTAAGCGGTAAAAGTTGCTTGATAAGTTCAAGTTATTTTGTGACGGCTCCTAAGCGCTATCAGACATATCCATGAGGCCAACAATCTAAGAGGTGTTAATCTCGACACCTACGTTTCTAAAATCAGCAGAGTAGATCCAGACATGCCTTTACGTTATGACTTGGAACAATTACGCACGCCACCCGAATTTCTCCGCTTGGCACAAACCTTAGCGGCTCAGACAATAAACGTCGGTAGCATCAAGGGTAGAATTGCGAAGAACCTGGAAGAGCTAGTGGTCGTTTTGGAGGAGTATGAATAGTGGCAATACGGCTGAGGGTTATCCCGCTTCGGCCATGCGCGATGCAGGGCAGCTTGGTTATCGAATCGGTTTTAGATGTTTCTGTTAACCATTTCCCTTCATGCATCTGAATCTTTCACCTCATTTTTGAAGCTTGCCCTCAGGCCTGGGCGATGTTACCACTTTTTTCCGCTTACCCAAGTTTTCATCCCTTCCAACTCAACTTTTATAATGAATAGGTTCTTTTGTTTTGCTACAACCATCCTAGGCTTGTCTGTCCCGGTATATGGACAACTTACCCCTGGAGACATAAGCTTGATTGGATTTTCTACGGATGAACAAGAATTCGCTTTTGTCACTTTGACCGACATCGCAGCTGGTCAGTCAATCAACTTTACGGATGCCGCGTGGGATGGTGCGGCATTTGATAATACTTACGCGTCTGGTGGAACAATGACCTGGACCAACGGAGGCAGTCTTTTGAGTACTGGCTCTGTTGTTCATATCGGCCCAGGCGTGATAAGTGGCGCCGGAAGCCTTAGTGGTTTCCCTGAGTTTACCAGTGGAAATAAAGTAAATGAAGTACTGTTCGCCTATACCGGAAGCGCAGGAAGTCCCAACATCATACTAGGATCCATTTTCGGGCGAGATCCCAGTATTCTGACAAGCGGTAGCGTGAGTGCAGCGGGAGAGACTTACGTTCCAGCTACCTTAGTGAAGGAACTAGCTTTCAGAATCTGTCCAGCGATGACAACGGTGCATACGCAGGAACCACCTTCTTTATGAATCCTACCATGGCTTTGAATGCCTTCGGAGACATCTCCAATTGGGGGACTAGCAACGGTGCCTGGCCACTGAATGTTAATATTCAAATAAATTACGCCATTCCGGAGCCATCCACCTATGCTCTGATCTTGGGAGGAATTGGGCTCGGTTTTGTCGTGTTGAAGCGCAGGAAGCGAAAAGAGTTTTAGAAATACCACAGATGGAATCGACGCTCCTTAACCGGTAACCGACCGTGAAGGAAGACTCTATTCTTCGGAACTGTGCTCCCTCCAGCGAGAACAAGTGATCGTTGTTAAATAATGAACTCATGAAACAATCCCCGTTCAGAAGCATACGTATGAAGCTTTTTAAAGAAGGTAAACTCCTCCGCTACCTTGGTTATGCCGTGGGGGAGATTCTGTTGATCATCATAGGGATCATGCTGGCGCTTCAGCTGAACAACTGGAATGAGGACCGGAAGGCGCAGGTGGAGTTTGAGTTGTATATCGAGCAATTAAAAGTAGATGTTCGAAAGGCGATTGGGAATGCACAAATGGCCAAAGAAAACGTCGATAAATTTATGGGAAATCAAGAATACATTTTTGAATTCCTCATGCTTTCGGAATACAGCTCAGAAGAGTTGGCTGACTTTGAAGCCGGACTTTTTAGGTTAGGGAGTACCTACGAGCCACAAATCTATGTGGGATTACTTGGGGATTTGATGAATGGAAATACGGCCATCATCAGCCGCGATCGAGATTTGGTTCAAAAGGCACGAGAAACGGAAAGTTCAGTGGAAGGATCTCTCAATGCCATCCAACGAAATAGTGAGCGAATTGCCCTGAATACTGCCAATCTACCCCCATTCTTGGGCCCGGGACTCTCAGATAGAAGTAGACGGCCAAATTATAGTTTGGAGCAATTGCGGTCTTCGGAAGAATTCAAGAACAACGCCGATGCCATCATAAAAAGCATGAGCGCCACCATCTTGTTCACTCAATTGATTATCGATCGACTTGAAACGTTTCTCCACGTTCCACCATAAGCCAATCCTTCGGAGTCATGCCTACCTGGCAGCCGGTCCAGCGCTGAAGCTCAGCCGCACCACCCATATGATCAAAATGACCGTGTGTGCAGAGCACTGCTTTGATATCGGCCGGATCGAATCCAAGTTTACGCATGCCGTTGAGCAGGTGCTCTACATGCTCACCGTAGAGCGAATCAATAAGAATGAGCCCGTCGCTGGTTTCCAATACATAGGCCGACACCCACTCCATTCCCACGAAACTCAGGTTGTCGAAAATGCGGAAGGGCTCAACGTATTGAACAGTCGAGTCTTCCCTCGGATCGAGTCCGTGCTCATCAGCATGGGATTTGGCGTTAGCCGCTGGAAACTGGAAAACTATACCAGCGAAAAGGGAAACGGTGAGGCAGTTTAGGAATTTTCTAAGTTTCATAGTGAGAATAGGTAGTCATCATAATTGTGGCCGCAGATGAAATAATCAACTCCGTAACCCAACTAAACATTTGCTCGTTTCAATAAAACGAGCTTAGTAAGTATCCGTTTGAAATGAAAATCCCGAAGAAATCCTGCTTTTATTGGCTAACGTTCATTTTGCTTATCGCTGGAGGGAGTCAATTTCTCCGAGGAGACGAAACATCACCTCCTGAAACGATTGAAGATACAAGCGTTTCCATTATCGATATCAAAGGAACGGAACACACTCCGTTTAAATTCCAAAAGGCAAAAGCCGCCGTGCTTTTATTCGTGACGCAGGACTGTCCGATTTCGAATGCTTATTCACCCGAGTTGGCGCGATTGTATAAAGACTTTGAATCAAAAGGATTCGACCTGATGCTCGTCTACGTGGATCCAGATGTAACCAAAGATGAGATTCAGAAACACGTTAAGGAATATGGGTTATCGGACTTCACAGCTGTATGGGATAAATCCCATGATCTTGTTCGGGCGACTGGCGCAACTGTCACTCCCGAAGCTGTTGTGGTTCTTCCCGATGGTGTAATTTCCTATCGTGGTCGAATCGACAATATGTACCCAACATTAGGGCAACGTCGCCGAGTGATCACCGAGAAAGATCTTAGGAACGTATTAGGTTCTATAATCGAAAACAAAACAATCCCAGTGGCTAGAACCAATGCCGTTGGTTGTTATATCCCCAATCTAGCATTTGATTAATCATGAAAACCAAAATCCAATTAGCGCTTGTTTCCATTTTGATTCTTGGAGTTTCGCTCCAAGGAAAAGAAGTTTCCCTAATGCAGCAAATCACATTCACCGATCACATTGCGCCGATTGTGTTCAATAATTGCACCTCCTGCCACAGGCCAAATGAAGCAGCGCCATTTTCGTTAATGGATTACAGGGATGTCCAAAAACGCGGAGAGCTCATTTTGGATGCTATTGAGGATCGTTTTATGCCGCCGTGGCATGCCCATTCCAGAGACTATGAGTTTCAGGATCATCGGAGTCTAAGCGAAAAAGAAATTGCCCTAATGCGTGACTGGGTGGAAAGCGGTATGGCGGAAGGAGATCCGTCCAAACTGCCTGCACTTCCGAAATTCACTGAAGGCTGGCAACTCGGGGAACCGGATCTGGTAGTGAGGATGGAGGAAGGTTATACGCTCTATGCGGA
This genomic stretch from Verrucomicrobiota bacterium harbors:
- a CDS encoding PEP-CTERM sorting domain-containing protein, whose amino-acid sequence is MNPTMALNAFGDISNWGTSNGAWPLNVNIQINYAIPEPSTYALILGGIGLGFVVLKRRKRKEF
- a CDS encoding DUF6090 family protein, which encodes MKQSPFRSIRMKLFKEGKLLRYLGYAVGEILLIIIGIMLALQLNNWNEDRKAQVEFELYIEQLKVDVRKAIGNAQMAKENVDKFMGNQEYIFEFLMLSEYSSEELADFEAGLFRLGSTYEPQIYVGLLGDLMNGNTAIISRDRDLVQKARETESSVEGSLNAIQRNSERIALNTANLPPFLGPGLSDRSRRPNYSLEQLRSSEEFKNNADAIIKSMSATILFTQLIIDRLETFLHVPP
- a CDS encoding MBL fold metallo-hydrolase — encoded protein: MKLRKFLNCLTVSLFAGIVFQFPAANAKSHADEHGLDPREDSTVQYVEPFRIFDNLSFVGMEWVSAYVLETSDGLILIDSLYGEHVEHLLNGMRKLGFDPADIKAVLCTHGHFDHMGGAAELQRWTGCQVGMTPKDWLMVERGETFQVDR
- a CDS encoding redoxin domain-containing protein, which encodes MKIPKKSCFYWLTFILLIAGGSQFLRGDETSPPETIEDTSVSIIDIKGTEHTPFKFQKAKAAVLLFVTQDCPISNAYSPELARLYKDFESKGFDLMLVYVDPDVTKDEIQKHVKEYGLSDFTAVWDKSHDLVRATGATVTPEAVVVLPDGVISYRGRIDNMYPTLGQRRRVITEKDLRNVLGSIIENKTIPVARTNAVGCYIPNLAFD